The nucleotide sequence TCAACAAAATAGAAGTAGATTTTTCAGAACAAGACGCCATGGATTTTATTATTTATTTGACTAAGCCAGGATTAATAGAGGATTATCCGGGGGGTATGTTGGAAATTAGTGTTGATAACAAACCATATTTTTCTTCGCTTGACGAAGACCTAAAAGTCGAGGGAGCTGAAAAAGTAAATTATGGTGGCAGAGAAGGCGTTTTGGTGTCTATACTCGGAGAAGTTGGCGGTTGGGGATTTTCCACTGAAATTAAAGAGAGAATTGTCACATTTGCTGATGTAGCCGATTTAGATAAAAATACATATGAAGTTATCATTTCTTCGTTCAAAATAAGAAATTTAGAGTAGGATTTATTTAATGAATTATGAGAATTTTAGATAAAATTTTAGGGAGGTTTTCCAAGGATTTGGGCATTGATTTAGGGACAGCTAATACTTTGGTGTATGTGAAAGACAAGGGGATTGTTATTAACGAGCCGTCGGTTGTAGCTGTCAATATAAAGAATGACCAAATTTTAGCCGTGGGTAATGAGGCTAAAAAAATGGTCGGCAAAACGCCGGCGCATATTATGGCTTGCCGTCCGCTGGTGGAAGGAGTTATTTCTGATTTTGAAGTGACGGAAAAAATGCTTAAATATTTTTTTCAGCGTGTTCACGAAGAAACTTCGGCTTTTTTACCGCGCCCGCGGGTTGTTATTGCTATTCCTTTAGATATTACTGAAGTGGAAAGAAAGGCGGTTGAAGATGCCACTATTTCCGCCGGAGCCAGAGAGGTGTTTTTAATTGAGCAAGCCATGGCGGCTTCTATTGGCGCCCGTTTGCCCATTGAAGAGGCTACTGGCAATATGGTTGTTGATATGGGCGGCGGGACAACGCAAATTTCCGTTATTTCCCTAGGTGGTATTGTGACCTGGAAAACCATAAAAATTGCCGGAGATGTGATGAACAAAGATATTGTTCAGTATGCGAGAGATAATTTTAATTTGCTTTTAGGGGAAAGAGTGGCTGAAGAAATAAAAATAAAGGTGGGGTCAGCTGCGCCCTTAGACGAGCCGTTGGAGGCCAAAATGCGCGGGCGGGATTTAATTACCGGATTACCCAGAGAAGTCATTGTTACCGATGAGCAGATTAGGAATGCTTTAAAACGTTCCGTAAATCAAATAGTGGAAAATGTTAAGGCAACGCTGGAGGTCACCCCGCCGGAACTGGTGGCGGATATTTATGAGAAAGGGATGTTGCTTACCGGCGGTGGAGCTTTGCTTAAAAATTTAGACAAAGTGCTTTCGGAACGCACCGAGGTTCCAGTGAGGGTAGCCGATGACCCACTTACTTGCGTGGTCCGCGGTACCGGGATACTTTTGGAAAATTTTGAATTATTAAAAGAGGTGATGGTGCCATCGTCACAGGATTCATCTCGCCCAAGATAAATATTATAAACAATGCAACGTTCTCGGTCTAAATATTATTTTATTTTTGTAGCAGTATTATTACTGCTCGTTTTTTTGTATTACATCGGCGGATTGCATTTTATCGGAGGAGCAATTACTAAAACTTTGAATCCGTTGCTAGGGGAATTTTATTCCGGAGGTAATTGGTTAGAGAATTTTTATTCAGATAAAACCGGAAATAGGGCCGAAATCAGCTCTTTATTGGCAAAAAATAAGGAATTAGGAGAAAATTATAGTAAGCTTTTAAAAGAAAATGCCGAACTTAAAGTTTTGGTTAATGAAAACGAATCGCTAAAAAAAGAATTAAAATTTTCCGAAGAGAGAAAATATCGCATTATTCCCGGTCGAGTGATTAGCCGTAATCTATTTTTACCTAATACTCTGATAATAGACAAGGGCGAAGAGGATGGTCTTCGCAAGGGATTGGCGGTGGTGGCTGACGAGGGAGTTATTATCGGCAAAATAATAAAAATCGAAAAAAGCATTTCAACTATTTTGCTTTTAACGGATGTTCAGAGTAAATTGGCGGTTATGAGTTTAGACGACCAAGGAATCAATGGAATGGTTAGCGGAGAGTATGGCCTTAGTTTAAAAATGGAGCTGATACCTAAAGACAAAGAATTGCGTTCCGAGGGGATTGTGGTGACTTCGGGGATAGAAACCGATATTCCCCCAGGACTTTTAGTGGGGCGTATTAGTCAAATTACTAATTTAAGCGGAGAACTTTTCCAGAGTGCTGTTCTTTCTCCATTGACTAACTATCATAATATAAAATTTGTCTTAGTGTTATTGCCCTAGTTTATGAAAAAATTTCTTTTACTTTTTTTAGGGGCGATTTTTTCAGTAATTTTGCAAAGTGGTTTTTTAAATTCTTTAGGCGCGCCGCTCAACAATATTAATTTAGTTTTATGTTTAGTCATTTTTTTGGTAATAATTTTTGATTATCGCGTCGGTTTACTTTTTGGGGTTCTCGCCGGAATTTTTTTAGACATTTATTCTCCTTTATTTTTCGGTTTATCCACGGTCATTTTTTTACTCATCGCTCTCGGTGTCAATTTTCTTTTTAGCAATTTTTTTACCAATAAATCCCTTTATTCCTTGATCGTTTTGGGCGGGGTTTCCATCTTGTTTTACGAGTTTTTTCTTTATTTATTAGTTTTTCTGGCGTTTTATTTTGGTGTTTTAGAGTTTCGCATTTTTTTGGATTATTTTTGGTTTAAAAAGTTAATCAGTGAGATTTTACTGAATATTTTGGTTTTAATTCTGATGTTTTTTATTGTGAAGAGCGGGAGCAAAAGATTAAGAGCAGTTTTTATTTTTAATGATTGATTTAAGTTGATTTTTAAATATGTTTATAAGGGATAATAATCCTTTTACTTTCGGCGATAATGAGAAGAGTTTGGCGGTAAGAAGACGAGAATGGACGCCGGATTCTTTTTTAAATTTGGCTAAAACTGGCAAAGGAGAAGATTTTTTAGGCAAATCAATCGACGACAAGATATTGGGAAAAATTTTTTTAGTTATCGCCCTGTTTCTTTTTTTATTATTTTCAAGAGCTTTTTATTTACAGATTATAAGGGGCGGGGAATATCGTGATTTTGCCGAAGGCAACAGGATTCGCATTAAAGTAACTCCGCCTCCGCGGGGTTTGATTTATGACAGGGGAGGGGAGGCCTTTGTAAAAAACGTCGGGAGTTTTAATCTAGTAGTAGTACCTTCCGATTTACCCAAGAAAGAAGAAGATAAGGAAGCATTATTTGATAATTTTTCCGAAGAGTATGGCATTGCTAAAGAGCAAATTAAAAGTTTGCTTGAAGGGGTGCCCAGTTTTTCTTATCAGCCGATTCTATTAAAAGAAAATATCAGCCGGGAAGAGGCCCTGAAGATTCTAATTCAAAGTGAAAATTTGCCGGGGTTTAGCGTTGACGTTGGCATTCGTCGCGAATATATTATAAACGGCGAGGAAAGTTCTAAAAATTCTCTGGCTCATATCATCGGGTATGAAGGTAAAATAACCAGGGATGAACTGGCTCTTTATGGCGACGATTATTATTTAAATGACCGTTTGGGTAAATCGGGGTTAGAGCTTTCTTATGAAAATTTACTCCGCGGCCAGCATGGGGAAAAAAAGGTGGAAGTTGACGTCCGCGGCAGGGAAATAAAAGTTTTGGCGGAGGTTAAACCGGAATTTGGGAGGAATATCAAACTTTCCATAGACAAAGAATTACAGAAAAAAACAGAAGAATTATTAGCTCGTTATTTAAAGAGCAACAATAAGAAAAGGGGCGCGGTTATAATTGAAGACCCAAATAGCGGAGAAATTTTATCAATGGTGAGTTTGCCGACTTTTAATAATAATGATTTTTCCGAAGGCATTAGTCAGGAAATTTATACGGGCCTTATTAATGACGAATCTCAGCCCCTATTTAATCGGGCTATAAAAGGGGAATATCCTTCGGGGTCAATTTTTAAGCCCATTGTGGCTTTGGCCGCCCTGGAAGAGGGGATAATCAATCAACGCACAAGTTTTCTCTCCGTCGGAGGTATTAATGTTTATCAATGGTTTTTCCCGGATTGGAAAGCCGGCGGACATGGATGGACTAATGTGACGCGCGCTTTAGCTGAATCAATTAATACCTTTTTTTATATTATCGGCGGGGGCTATAAAGATTTTGAGGGCTTGGGTATTTATAAAATAGTTGAATATGCTAAAAAATTTAATCTAGGCGAGGGGTTAGGGGTTGATTTACCCGGTGAGGCCTTTGGATTTTTACCGACTCCGGAATGGAAAGAAAAAGCCAAGGGTGAAGAGTGGTACATAGGCGACACTTATCATTTAGCTATCGGGCAGGGAGATATTTTAGTGACCCCTCTGCAGGCGGTTTCTTGGATTTCGGTTTTTGCCAATGGCGGCACGTTATATCGCCCGTATTTAGTTAAAGAAATTTTAAATGAAAAAAATGAAGTCGTAGAAGAGGTTAAACCGGAAATTATCAATAGCAATTTCGCTTTTCCGCAAAATATAGATATTATCAGGTCTGGTCTTCGACAAGCAGTCGTTTCCGGCAGCGCTAAGGGTTTACTTGATTTACCCATCACCTCTGCCGGGAAAACGGGAACGGCGCAATGGCATAGTAAAAAGCAACCGCATTCTTGGTTCGTGGGGTTCGCTCCATATAATAATCCCAAAGTTGCCATTGTGGTTTTAATTGAGGAGGGCGGTGAGGGGAGTGGCGTGGCCTTAGCTGTGGCCCACGATATCTTGGGATGGTATTTTGGAAACAAAGAAAAGGAGCTGTGAATAAAATAGACTTGACAGCATGTTTTTAAACTTGTATCTTTATACCTATGTTTAGTAATTTTGTATAATAAAACAGAATATGAGAATTAATAAAGTGAATTATGTGACCAGAGAGGGGCTGGAGAAGTTAAAAGAAGAATTAACTCATCGAAAGACGGTTTTACGCCGGCAAATAGCCGACCGTATTGACAGGGCCAAAGAACTCGGAGATTTATCGGAAAACGCAGAATATGCGGAAGCCAAGGATGAGCAGGCTTTTAATGAAGGCCGAATAATAGAATTAGAAGAAATGGTGATGACCGCCTCTTTAATTACTGAAGGAGAGAGGGGCATGGTAAATGTTGGCTCTACTATAGTAGTGGAAAGTCCATTGGGTAAAAAAGAATTTACCATTACCGGAGCATCTGAAGCCGACCCTTTGAAAGGTTTAATTTCTAATGAGTCGCCCCTGGGCAGGGCTTTTTTGGGTAGAAAAAAGGATGAGGAAGTGGAAATTAAGGTTCCGGCCGGAGTAGTAAAATATAAAATTTTAAAAATCAAATAGGCATCTGATTTTTAAGGATATTTAAATTGAGTGAAAATTTCAAAATAAGAACGGCCGAACTTTATAGTTCGGCCGTTTGAGATAGGATAGCTAAAATAAGCATAAAAAATTTGATTTAAGGGAAAAGAGACCTCGAGATTTATGCTTATTTTAGGGGCGGGACGATCAAAAGACCATTAAATAATTTTAGTATAATTCGTTTAATTTATCAAGAGAGCGCGGATAAAGAAAGGCGCTCCTTAGATAAGAAGCGCCTTCTGCGGACACAGTTTGAGCCGAAATTAAATTTTATCACTTAATTCACTCTTAAATTAAAAGGTAGTCAGTCGGCTCATTTTTGAACTATGTCCGCTAGACCTTGACCCCCGAGAATATCGGGGCGGTCCGAAATAAATTTAAGGGGGGAATGTAGTATTAATATATCTTTACTATGATTATTTGTCAATGCCCCATATGCGCCCACAAATATCTTCCGCCAACTGGGAGTTGAAGGCGGGGTTTTTTGTTTTGACTTTTTCCTAAAAGTGTTTTAAAATAAATACAAGCTTTTTAATACAAAAGTTATTATTTATGCCTAAAAATAGCCAAGAAAAAGACTTTGATATTATTGAAGAAGAGCGCGATAGAAGAAGCAGATTAGCGGGGGTAATAAAGAGTGGTGTAGACCCTTATCCGAGCAAAGTCGGCAGAGATTTTACGTGCGGTAAGGCAAAAGAGGATTTTAATAAATTAGTTAAAAATAAAAAACCGATTACAGTTGTCGGGCGTCTTAAAATTATTAGAAAACATGGCGGTTCAAGTTTTGGGGTGATGGGCGATGAGAGCGCTGACCTTCAAATTTTTTTAAGGAAAGATGTTTTGGGCAAGCAATATGATATTTGGAATAATCTAGTTGATATTGGAGATTTTTTAGAACTCAAGGGGATAATGTTTGCCACTAAAACCGGAGAAAAAACATTGGAGGTGCAACATTTACGGATTATAACCAAAAGCCTTTTACCCTTGCCGGAGAAATTTCACGGTCTTACCGATACGGAGAAGCGTTATCGGCGGAGATATTTGGATTTAATTGCCAATGAGAATGTCAAAAATATTTTTAGATTACGCAGTTTGATAGTCAAAGAAATTAGGAATTTCTTTGATAAGGAAGGATTTATGGAGGTGGAAACGCCAATTCTACAGCCCATCGCCGGCGGTGCCGTTGCCCGACCATTTGTCACACATCATAACGCCTTAGACACGGATTTATATTTGCGTATAGCGCCAGAACTGTATTTAAAAAGATTGATTGTGGGGGGGTATGAAAAAATTTACGAGATAGCCCGGTGTTTTCGCAACGAAGGCATTGACCACGCCCATAATCCGGAATTCACGCAGATTGAGTTTTACGAGGCCTATGCCGATTATAATGATTTAATGGAATTAACCGAAAAATTATTTAAATATCTAATACCGAAAGCCGTCGGCGGGGGAATGACCTTGGAATTTGAGGGCAGTAAGATTGATTTTACTCCTTCTTATCCAAGATTATCATTCCGTCAAGCCGTTAAAGATTGCGCTGGCGTGGATATTGAGGAATATCCCGAAACGACGGCTTTGGCTAAAGAGGCAAAAAAGCTAGGAGCAGAAATAGAACAATATTTTGACCGTGGCAAAATTTTAGACGAGCTTTTTAAGACCTTCGTCCGCCCCAAAATAATTCAGCCGACTTTTATTACCGACCATCCG is from Patescibacteria group bacterium and encodes:
- the lysS gene encoding lysine--tRNA ligase, producing the protein MPKNSQEKDFDIIEEERDRRSRLAGVIKSGVDPYPSKVGRDFTCGKAKEDFNKLVKNKKPITVVGRLKIIRKHGGSSFGVMGDESADLQIFLRKDVLGKQYDIWNNLVDIGDFLELKGIMFATKTGEKTLEVQHLRIITKSLLPLPEKFHGLTDTEKRYRRRYLDLIANENVKNIFRLRSLIVKEIRNFFDKEGFMEVETPILQPIAGGAVARPFVTHHNALDTDLYLRIAPELYLKRLIVGGYEKIYEIARCFRNEGIDHAHNPEFTQIEFYEAYADYNDLMELTEKLFKYLIPKAVGGGMTLEFEGSKIDFTPSYPRLSFRQAVKDCAGVDIEEYPETTALAKEAKKLGAEIEQYFDRGKILDELFKTFVRPKIIQPTFITDHPVELSPLAKKIYDNPSYTERFQLLAGNVELANGYSELNDPLDQEERFKRQVEMKTAGDEEAHPFDEDFINALKHGLPPTAGFGMGIDRLTALLTDSHNLKEVILFPTLRPEKK
- the mreD gene encoding rod shape-determining protein MreD, whose translation is MKKFLLLFLGAIFSVILQSGFLNSLGAPLNNINLVLCLVIFLVIIFDYRVGLLFGVLAGIFLDIYSPLFFGLSTVIFLLIALGVNFLFSNFFTNKSLYSLIVLGGVSILFYEFFLYLLVFLAFYFGVLEFRIFLDYFWFKKLISEILLNILVLILMFFIVKSGSKRLRAVFIFND
- the mreC gene encoding rod shape-determining protein MreC, translating into MQRSRSKYYFIFVAVLLLLVFLYYIGGLHFIGGAITKTLNPLLGEFYSGGNWLENFYSDKTGNRAEISSLLAKNKELGENYSKLLKENAELKVLVNENESLKKELKFSEERKYRIIPGRVISRNLFLPNTLIIDKGEEDGLRKGLAVVADEGVIIGKIIKIEKSISTILLLTDVQSKLAVMSLDDQGINGMVSGEYGLSLKMELIPKDKELRSEGIVVTSGIETDIPPGLLVGRISQITNLSGELFQSAVLSPLTNYHNIKFVLVLLP
- the greA gene encoding transcription elongation factor GreA; its protein translation is MRINKVNYVTREGLEKLKEELTHRKTVLRRQIADRIDRAKELGDLSENAEYAEAKDEQAFNEGRIIELEEMVMTASLITEGERGMVNVGSTIVVESPLGKKEFTITGASEADPLKGLISNESPLGRAFLGRKKDEEVEIKVPAGVVKYKILKIK
- a CDS encoding rod shape-determining protein, with the protein product MRILDKILGRFSKDLGIDLGTANTLVYVKDKGIVINEPSVVAVNIKNDQILAVGNEAKKMVGKTPAHIMACRPLVEGVISDFEVTEKMLKYFFQRVHEETSAFLPRPRVVIAIPLDITEVERKAVEDATISAGAREVFLIEQAMAASIGARLPIEEATGNMVVDMGGGTTQISVISLGGIVTWKTIKIAGDVMNKDIVQYARDNFNLLLGERVAEEIKIKVGSAAPLDEPLEAKMRGRDLITGLPREVIVTDEQIRNALKRSVNQIVENVKATLEVTPPELVADIYEKGMLLTGGGALLKNLDKVLSERTEVPVRVADDPLTCVVRGTGILLENFELLKEVMVPSSQDSSRPR
- the mrdA gene encoding penicillin-binding protein 2, with product MFIRDNNPFTFGDNEKSLAVRRREWTPDSFLNLAKTGKGEDFLGKSIDDKILGKIFLVIALFLFLLFSRAFYLQIIRGGEYRDFAEGNRIRIKVTPPPRGLIYDRGGEAFVKNVGSFNLVVVPSDLPKKEEDKEALFDNFSEEYGIAKEQIKSLLEGVPSFSYQPILLKENISREEALKILIQSENLPGFSVDVGIRREYIINGEESSKNSLAHIIGYEGKITRDELALYGDDYYLNDRLGKSGLELSYENLLRGQHGEKKVEVDVRGREIKVLAEVKPEFGRNIKLSIDKELQKKTEELLARYLKSNNKKRGAVIIEDPNSGEILSMVSLPTFNNNDFSEGISQEIYTGLINDESQPLFNRAIKGEYPSGSIFKPIVALAALEEGIINQRTSFLSVGGINVYQWFFPDWKAGGHGWTNVTRALAESINTFFYIIGGGYKDFEGLGIYKIVEYAKKFNLGEGLGVDLPGEAFGFLPTPEWKEKAKGEEWYIGDTYHLAIGQGDILVTPLQAVSWISVFANGGTLYRPYLVKEILNEKNEVVEEVKPEIINSNFAFPQNIDIIRSGLRQAVVSGSAKGLLDLPITSAGKTGTAQWHSKKQPHSWFVGFAPYNNPKVAIVVLIEEGGEGSGVALAVAHDILGWYFGNKEKEL